A single window of Flavobacterium aestivum DNA harbors:
- a CDS encoding enoyl-ACP reductase FabI, which produces MYNLLKGKRGIIFGALDENSIAWKTAERVNAEGGVFVLTNAPAAMRLGNIDALAEKIGCQIIPADATSVTDLELLVDKAVEILGGKIDFVLHSIGMSVNVRKGNHYTNQNYEYTEKGWNVSAVSFHKLMQVLYKKDAMNEWGSIIALSYMAAQRVFPDYNDMADNKAYLESIARSFGYFFGRDKKVRVNTISQSPTATRAGQGVKGFGGFIAFADKMSPLGNATAAECADYIVVMFSDLTRKVTLQNLLHDGGFSNMGVSQEVMEMFE; this is translated from the coding sequence ATGTATAATTTATTAAAAGGAAAAAGAGGAATTATTTTTGGGGCTTTAGATGAAAATTCTATAGCTTGGAAAACGGCTGAACGAGTTAATGCAGAAGGAGGTGTTTTTGTTTTAACAAATGCCCCAGCGGCAATGAGATTGGGTAATATAGACGCGCTGGCTGAGAAAATAGGATGTCAAATTATTCCTGCTGATGCAACTTCGGTTACGGATTTGGAATTGCTGGTTGATAAAGCGGTTGAAATTTTAGGAGGAAAAATTGATTTTGTTTTGCATTCAATCGGAATGTCGGTTAATGTTAGAAAAGGAAATCATTATACGAATCAAAATTATGAGTATACGGAAAAAGGTTGGAATGTTTCTGCAGTTTCTTTTCATAAGTTGATGCAAGTATTGTATAAAAAAGATGCCATGAATGAATGGGGTAGTATTATTGCGCTATCATATATGGCTGCTCAGAGAGTTTTTCCGGATTATAATGATATGGCCGATAATAAAGCCTATTTAGAATCTATTGCACGTAGTTTTGGGTATTTCTTTGGGAGAGATAAAAAAGTGAGAGTCAATACTATTTCGCAATCTCCTACAGCTACCAGAGCTGGGCAGGGAGTCAAAGGATTTGGAGGTTTTATTGCTTTCGCAGATAAGATGTCTCCTCTTGGTAATGCGACAGCTGCAGAATGTGCTGATTATATAGTTGTTATGTTTTCGGATCTGACCCGAAAAGTGACCTTGCAAAATTTGTTGCATGATGGAGGATTTTCTA